The following proteins are co-located in the Alphaproteobacteria bacterium genome:
- a CDS encoding MFS transporter, giving the protein MPDSSSERAALKRAAMKRNVVLGASLLFMLIGTGSVYFLVVALKLISAEFDWPRAVPSLAYSLQYFGAGIGGVFMGYWLDRTGMTMPAVTGAVMIGIGAMLTSIVTNEWELYFIYGVLMGFLGRSALFSPLMANITRWFEHNKSMAAGMLGSGQALSGAIWPPIFQYFNDTIGWRQTSFWYGVFALGTMLPLVLVLRQKPPAALAALAPAAPRASGPAEPGHTAPAPRAPLSPRAMQVTLSIASIGCCIAMSLPLGHVVSHVSDLGYSPARGAEVLSIMLACAAVSSFFGVGFLGRRLGGLRAIFIFSSAQALFLATLAFVDSLTAIYIIAALFGLGYGGILPLYPVIIREFLPASEAGRRTGIVILCAGGGMALGAWVGGYVFDLTGSYDTAFLIGAAFNVGNLAIIGSLILRTRQQAVFA; this is encoded by the coding sequence ATGCCAGATTCGTCATCAGAACGCGCCGCATTGAAACGCGCCGCCATGAAACGAAACGTCGTCCTGGGGGCGTCGCTGCTATTCATGCTCATCGGTACCGGCAGCGTTTATTTCCTGGTCGTCGCCCTCAAACTGATCAGTGCCGAATTCGACTGGCCGCGCGCCGTGCCGTCGCTTGCCTATTCCCTGCAGTATTTCGGCGCGGGCATCGGCGGCGTCTTCATGGGGTACTGGCTGGACCGGACCGGCATGACCATGCCGGCGGTAACCGGCGCCGTAATGATCGGCATCGGCGCCATGCTGACCAGTATCGTGACGAATGAATGGGAACTTTACTTTATCTACGGCGTGCTGATGGGCTTCCTCGGCCGCTCCGCGCTGTTCTCACCGCTGATGGCCAATATTACCCGCTGGTTTGAGCACAACAAGAGCATGGCCGCCGGCATGCTGGGCTCGGGACAGGCGTTGTCCGGCGCCATCTGGCCGCCGATATTCCAGTACTTCAATGACACAATCGGCTGGCGGCAGACCTCATTCTGGTACGGCGTGTTCGCGCTGGGCACGATGCTGCCGCTGGTTCTCGTGCTGCGCCAGAAACCGCCGGCGGCGCTGGCGGCACTGGCGCCTGCCGCACCGAGGGCTTCCGGCCCCGCCGAACCAGGACACACCGCCCCGGCGCCGCGTGCGCCCCTGTCACCGCGCGCAATGCAGGTGACATTGTCCATTGCGTCGATCGGGTGTTGCATCGCCATGTCGCTGCCCCTGGGCCACGTGGTATCGCATGTCAGCGACCTCGGCTATTCTCCGGCGCGCGGCGCGGAAGTCCTGTCGATCATGCTGGCATGTGCGGCAGTGAGCAGCTTCTTCGGCGTCGGTTTCCTGGGCCGCCGGCTCGGCGGTTTACGGGCGATTTTCATATTTTCCTCCGCGCAGGCGTTGTTCCTCGCCACGCTGGCATTCGTGGACAGCCTCACCGCCATCTATATTATCGCGGCGCTGTTCGGACTGGGGTATGGCGGCATCTTACCCCTTTATCCCGTTATCATCCGCGAATTCCTGCCGGCATCGGAAGCCGGAAGGCGGACCGGGATTGTCATCCTGTGCGCCGGCGGCGGCATGGCGCTGGGCGCCTGGGTCGGCGGTTATGTTTTCGACCTGACCGGTTCGTACGATACGGCATTCCTGATTGGCGCGGCTTTCAATGTCGGGAACCTGGCGATTATCGGAAGCCTTATTCTGCGAACGAGGCAGCAGGCCGTCTTCGCCTGA
- a CDS encoding gamma-glutamylcyclotransferase, giving the protein MGPFAPLTAQVRRQSLDAILARGEDEIRVFVYGSLMWDAAYRNFDRSNALLPGYRRSFCVWTAHARGTPELPGLGLGLRRDAGARCGGVLIRLSAVAHREILEALWEREMWTGVYDPERVAIITDDGPATALAFIVNRRHPQFAGDLAPAEAARHIALAEGVFGTCREYFYATERALRDIPGTTKEFALLGRLVRREAARAAGDAPSG; this is encoded by the coding sequence GTGGGGCCCTTCGCGCCGCTGACGGCGCAGGTACGGCGGCAGAGTCTCGATGCGATACTGGCAAGGGGGGAGGACGAAATCCGCGTATTCGTTTACGGCTCCCTCATGTGGGATGCGGCATACCGGAATTTTGACCGATCAAATGCATTATTGCCGGGGTACCGGCGCTCATTCTGCGTCTGGACAGCGCATGCCCGCGGGACTCCGGAATTACCGGGACTCGGTCTCGGGCTGCGCCGCGACGCGGGGGCGCGATGCGGTGGCGTTCTGATCCGGCTGTCGGCAGTCGCGCATCGCGAGATTCTGGAGGCGTTGTGGGAGCGTGAAATGTGGACCGGCGTCTACGATCCCGAACGGGTCGCCATAATCACGGATGACGGCCCCGCGACCGCGCTGGCCTTCATTGTCAACCGGCGACACCCGCAATTTGCCGGCGACCTGGCGCCGGCGGAAGCCGCGCGCCATATTGCCCTGGCAGAGGGGGTATTCGGCACCTGCCGGGAGTATTTTTACGCGACGGAACGCGCCCTCCGGGATATCCCCGGGACGACCAAGGAATTTGCACTCCTGGGAAGGCTGGTGCGCCGGGAGGCTGCCCGAGCAGCGGGCGATGCGCCGTCAGGCTGA
- a CDS encoding helix-turn-helix transcriptional regulator, with translation MTTSRKSFHPIDTHVGKRLRIRRKMLSLSQTMLGESIGLTFQQIQKYERGANRIGASRLFELSEVLDVPVSYFFDDLPADIAQATSPDARETGDLGTLTEDALFEPVSVDLLRAYSSIDDPQTRKSMFNLAKALAKDTPLADSTPKSPDQRRKRSA, from the coding sequence ATGACCACCTCCAGAAAGTCTTTCCATCCCATTGACACACATGTTGGCAAACGCCTTCGCATCCGGCGCAAGATGCTGTCGCTGAGCCAGACGATGCTCGGCGAATCCATTGGACTCACGTTTCAGCAGATCCAGAAGTACGAGCGCGGCGCCAACCGGATCGGCGCCAGCCGGCTCTTCGAACTGAGCGAAGTTCTGGATGTGCCTGTTTCCTATTTTTTCGACGACCTCCCGGCCGACATTGCGCAGGCGACGAGTCCCGACGCCAGGGAGACGGGCGACCTTGGCACATTAACGGAAGACGCGCTGTTCGAACCGGTATCGGTGGATCTTCTGCGCGCCTACAGCTCAATCGATGACCCGCAAACCCGCAAATCGATGTTCAATCTCGCCAAGGCGCTGGCCAAGGACACGCCTTTGGCGGATAGCACGCCGAAAAGTCCGGATCAAAGACGCAAGCGGTCAGCCTGA
- a CDS encoding HAMP domain-containing sensor histidine kinase yields the protein MQLSKALDVIVASQGSSSSAVGPLVRELSAIHRLLAAGYRDADETGAESPPGAGRPVNPEVEELSGRIARTDERLDAIKSSVFQLMELIENRSRNTPRPKAASATPETTGAGRSATAKSDAEKTVTRAQLNQLKSRNTELEREVSRHRDVEVSLLTTMRDIRAASQAKSEFLANMSHELRTPLNAIIGFAEIMESQLVGPLGSEQYVGYAKDVRESGQYLLELINDILDLSKIESGQLEFVEDVVDLRDSVEVCMRMIADQAEEAGLKTSLDIAADIPNMRANTRMIRQILLNLLSNAVKFTPSGGEIGISLFREDRTGDIMVVVKDNGIGIAQRNIARVMRPFEQVEGTARDTTHRGTGLGLPMAKSLVELHGGTFTLDSVVDEGTTITLRFPAKRAA from the coding sequence ATGCAGCTCAGTAAGGCGCTGGACGTCATCGTTGCCTCTCAGGGTAGCAGTTCGTCAGCCGTGGGGCCGCTTGTTCGGGAACTGTCGGCCATCCACCGTCTTCTCGCCGCCGGATACCGCGACGCCGACGAGACCGGCGCGGAATCGCCGCCGGGGGCCGGCCGTCCGGTCAACCCTGAAGTGGAGGAACTGAGCGGGCGGATCGCGCGCACTGATGAACGCCTCGACGCCATCAAGTCATCGGTGTTCCAGCTTATGGAACTGATCGAAAACAGGTCGCGTAACACGCCCCGGCCGAAAGCGGCATCGGCAACCCCGGAAACCACCGGCGCGGGGAGATCCGCCACCGCCAAAAGCGACGCTGAGAAAACGGTGACGCGCGCGCAACTGAATCAGCTGAAAAGCCGCAACACCGAACTGGAACGCGAAGTATCGCGCCATCGCGATGTGGAGGTCAGCCTGCTCACGACGATGCGGGATATCCGCGCGGCAAGCCAGGCGAAAAGCGAGTTCCTGGCGAATATGAGCCACGAGTTGCGGACGCCGCTGAACGCGATCATTGGTTTCGCGGAAATCATGGAGTCGCAGCTGGTCGGGCCGCTGGGTTCCGAACAGTATGTCGGCTACGCCAAGGATGTGCGGGAAAGCGGCCAGTACCTACTGGAACTGATCAACGATATCCTCGACCTGTCCAAGATTGAATCGGGGCAGCTTGAATTCGTCGAGGACGTCGTCGACCTGCGCGATTCCGTCGAAGTCTGCATGCGAATGATCGCGGATCAGGCGGAAGAAGCCGGGCTGAAAACGAGCCTCGATATTGCAGCGGATATTCCGAACATGCGCGCAAATACGCGGATGATCCGCCAGATCTTGCTGAACCTGCTGTCCAATGCGGTCAAGTTCACGCCCTCCGGCGGTGAAATCGGCATTTCGCTTTTCCGGGAGGACAGAACCGGCGACATCATGGTCGTGGTCAAGGACAATGGAATCGGCATCGCCCAGCGGAACATCGCACGTGTCATGCGGCCTTTTGAACAGGTGGAAGGTACCGCACGCGATACGACCCATCGCGGCACCGGACTTGGCCTGCCCATGGCGAAGTCCCTCGTCGAACTGCATGGCGGCACCTTCACGCTGGATAGCGTCGTCGACGAGGGCACGACGATCACATTGCGCTTCCCCGCAAAGCGCGCCGCATGA
- a CDS encoding ureidoglycolate lyase — MTIRTVAILSPGDMGHNVGIALRKHGLRVITCLAGRSDRTRKLSEIAGIEDMPSLESLVTEADLILSIMPPAAAIATAELVGAAMKTAGSKPYYADCNAVSTGTTLKTAEIITAAGASFIDAGIVGSPPGRTALATRFYVSGPDAEVMDVLASEHIAVRPLGPEIGRASVLKMCFAATTKGAWTLYTAALVTGEVMGLSDVLLAELKSSRPDVEAEMRRWVPRLPVDAGRWIGEMAEIAATFGRAGLPTGFHQAAGEVFTLLDQTPIARETRETIDPNRTLEEALAMYAAALPNRKFTAPPSGAQTLTAQPLTPEAFAPYGHVFPAGKGGSPGTRDSLVARMENRRNNAQMNACMSYFAPSPMPFTVKALEIHRYSSQTFVPFNMGRYLVLVAPSDKNGEPVTGELLAFHGDVNQGITYNPDVWHHPFTALDEQAECLMLRFDDGSKVDTEWHKVANGPVVTA; from the coding sequence ATGACCATCAGGACAGTGGCGATTTTGAGCCCGGGCGATATGGGGCATAATGTCGGCATCGCGCTCCGCAAGCACGGGCTGCGCGTGATCACTTGCCTCGCCGGTCGCAGCGACCGTACTCGAAAATTATCCGAAATCGCCGGGATCGAGGACATGCCGTCGCTCGAATCCCTGGTGACGGAGGCGGACTTGATCCTTTCCATCATGCCGCCCGCCGCGGCCATCGCCACGGCGGAGCTGGTTGGCGCCGCGATGAAGACCGCGGGCAGCAAACCGTATTACGCGGACTGCAATGCGGTTTCCACCGGCACGACACTGAAAACCGCGGAAATCATCACGGCGGCGGGCGCGTCCTTTATCGATGCGGGCATCGTCGGTTCACCGCCCGGGCGGACGGCGCTTGCGACCCGTTTTTATGTCAGCGGCCCCGATGCCGAAGTCATGGACGTGCTGGCCAGCGAGCACATCGCAGTGCGGCCGCTCGGTCCCGAAATCGGCCGTGCATCGGTCCTGAAAATGTGCTTCGCCGCGACCACCAAAGGGGCGTGGACGCTCTATACCGCTGCCCTGGTCACGGGCGAAGTCATGGGGCTCTCCGATGTCCTGCTGGCGGAACTGAAGAGCAGCCGTCCGGATGTCGAGGCGGAGATGCGCCGCTGGGTGCCGCGATTGCCCGTCGATGCGGGACGGTGGATCGGTGAAATGGCTGAAATCGCCGCGACCTTCGGTCGTGCCGGGCTGCCGACGGGATTTCACCAGGCGGCGGGCGAGGTCTTCACGCTGCTGGATCAGACGCCGATTGCCCGGGAAACCCGGGAAACCATAGACCCGAACCGGACGCTTGAGGAGGCGCTGGCCATGTATGCCGCGGCGCTGCCGAATCGCAAATTCACCGCACCGCCCAGCGGCGCGCAGACGCTGACGGCGCAGCCGCTGACGCCGGAAGCCTTCGCGCCATACGGCCATGTCTTCCCCGCCGGCAAAGGCGGCTCCCCGGGCACCCGCGACAGCCTTGTCGCCCGGATGGAAAATCGCCGGAACAATGCGCAGATGAACGCCTGCATGTCGTATTTCGCGCCGTCACCCATGCCCTTTACGGTCAAGGCGCTGGAAATTCACCGGTATTCGTCGCAGACCTTCGTACCCTTCAATATGGGACGCTATCTGGTGCTGGTCGCGCCGTCGGATAAAAACGGCGAGCCGGTCACGGGTGAATTGCTGGCCTTCCACGGCGATGTAAATCAGGGGATTACCTATAATCCCGATGTCTGGCATCATCCGTTCACGGCGCTGGACGAACAGGCGGAATGCCTGATGCTGCGCTTCGATGACGGCTCGAAGGTGGATACCGAATGGCACAAGGTTGCGAACGGTCCCGTGGTGACCGCATGA
- a CDS encoding MFS transporter: MTVVAEGRSRRRRILVTCNLAHSQHDGMVDMLYPLLPLLAQTFGLSFAEVGMIRAANKAAMSIFQLPAGILSERLGERSMLALGTICSGVAFLLLGLSSGFLTLLTFLFLAGCGNAVQHPLCSSLISGAYDGGGRRGALGTYNFFGDVGKIAFAGFTSLMIGAGFAWNVPVLVAGGTGIAVGLAVFVSLGALGAAGAPARRHDHEALPVRQGWGIRDRSGFSALCGIAVLDSVTRSGFLTFLAFLMIARDVPEGWAAMAVVMVFAGGMVGKLACGYLADRIGVIRTVVVTEIATGVGILLTLVLPSPWSFFLLPFIGVALNGTSSVLYGTIGDLVEGDRQSRAFGLFYTLGSACGILAPLGYGLLGDIIGIPATIAVVGCVIFLTIPLCFLLRPAIGAARVSPV, translated from the coding sequence ATGACAGTCGTGGCGGAGGGGCGCAGCCGGCGCCGCCGGATTCTCGTCACCTGCAACCTGGCCCATAGCCAGCATGACGGCATGGTGGACATGCTGTACCCGCTGCTGCCGCTGCTGGCGCAGACCTTCGGCCTGTCCTTTGCCGAAGTCGGTATGATCCGGGCGGCCAACAAGGCGGCGATGTCGATTTTCCAGCTGCCGGCGGGAATCCTGTCCGAACGGCTTGGCGAGCGCAGCATGCTGGCGCTTGGCACCATCTGCAGCGGCGTCGCCTTCCTGCTGCTCGGCCTGTCCTCCGGGTTTCTGACCCTGCTGACGTTCCTGTTCCTGGCCGGATGTGGCAATGCGGTACAGCATCCGCTCTGTTCGTCGCTGATTTCCGGCGCCTATGACGGCGGCGGCCGCCGCGGCGCGCTGGGCACGTATAATTTCTTTGGCGATGTCGGCAAGATCGCCTTTGCCGGTTTCACCAGCCTGATGATCGGCGCCGGATTCGCCTGGAACGTGCCCGTACTTGTCGCGGGCGGTACGGGAATAGCGGTTGGCCTGGCCGTCTTTGTATCGCTCGGTGCGCTCGGCGCCGCCGGCGCGCCCGCCCGGCGACATGATCATGAGGCGTTGCCGGTGCGGCAGGGCTGGGGCATCCGGGACCGCAGCGGGTTTTCCGCATTATGCGGTATCGCGGTGCTGGACAGCGTGACGCGCAGCGGATTCCTGACCTTTCTCGCCTTCCTGATGATCGCCCGCGACGTGCCGGAAGGATGGGCGGCGATGGCGGTGGTCATGGTCTTCGCGGGCGGCATGGTCGGTAAGCTGGCCTGCGGTTACCTGGCCGACCGGATCGGCGTCATCCGCACGGTCGTCGTGACGGAAATCGCCACGGGCGTGGGCATCCTGCTGACGCTGGTCCTGCCCAGCCCCTGGTCCTTCTTCCTGCTGCCGTTTATCGGAGTCGCCTTGAACGGCACCTCGTCGGTGCTGTATGGAACCATAGGCGATCTGGTGGAAGGCGACCGGCAGTCGCGGGCCTTTGGTCTGTTCTACACGCTGGGATCCGCCTGCGGAATCCTGGCGCCGCTGGGTTATGGCCTGCTTGGCGATATCATCGGTATACCGGCGACGATTGCGGTTGTCGGTTGCGTTATCTTTTTGACGATACCGCTTTGCTTCCTGCTGCGCCCGGCCATCGGCGCGGCGCGGGTCAGTCCAGTCTGA
- a CDS encoding nitroreductase family protein, which produces MKTIAELYKARFGIERDIGRDMKAEGAVAGILNRRSIRRYTDEPVSDDLLDVLLACAQSAPAKSDLQQYSIIVVTDPKSREVIGDWEGKAPVFLMFCADNRRIRRLAEIRGHDYQNDNIDTFMNGCIDAALAMQCFINAAESVGLGCCPISGVRNRIELMCELLALPDGVFPICGLTVGWPAVPGFISMRLPPASVVHRDKYDDSSLEAETDAYDRRRHAIYAIPPEKQRHTDKYGALDFCGWSENATRQLSLPERAGFKAFLNSHGFRLD; this is translated from the coding sequence ATGAAAACAATCGCGGAACTGTACAAGGCCCGGTTCGGCATCGAGCGGGATATCGGCAGGGACATGAAGGCGGAAGGCGCCGTCGCCGGGATCCTCAATCGGCGCTCGATCCGCCGCTATACCGACGAGCCTGTTTCCGACGACCTGCTGGATGTCCTGCTGGCCTGCGCGCAGTCCGCCCCGGCGAAGTCCGACCTGCAGCAATATTCCATCATCGTCGTGACCGACCCGAAATCCCGCGAGGTCATCGGCGACTGGGAGGGCAAGGCGCCGGTCTTTTTGATGTTCTGCGCCGATAACCGCCGGATCCGGCGGCTGGCCGAAATCCGGGGGCACGATTACCAGAACGACAATATCGATACCTTCATGAACGGCTGCATCGATGCGGCGCTCGCCATGCAGTGCTTCATCAACGCCGCGGAATCGGTCGGGCTCGGCTGCTGCCCGATCAGCGGGGTCCGCAACCGGATCGAACTGATGTGCGAATTGCTGGCGCTGCCGGACGGCGTCTTCCCGATCTGCGGGCTCACCGTCGGCTGGCCCGCGGTGCCAGGATTTATATCGATGCGTCTGCCGCCGGCCAGTGTCGTACACCGCGACAAATACGACGATTCCAGCCTGGAGGCGGAAACCGACGCCTATGACAGGCGGCGCCACGCCATCTACGCCATTCCGCCGGAAAAGCAGCGCCACACGGACAAATACGGCGCGCTCGACTTCTGCGGCTGGTCGGAGAATGCCACCCGTCAGTTGTCCCTGCCGGAACGCGCGGGCTTCAAGGCTTTTTTGAATTCACACGGTTTCAGACTGGACTGA
- a CDS encoding mandelate racemase/muconate lactonizing enzyme family protein: MKIKSVTATWLHVPIPPERQHVTDFGRISSFDTTLVRVETECGLVGHGEAKAAVGSASTNHALGTIIEKELGPQIIGEDPRDISRLWDVMYNGSRAHFALDRGHVFPVLGRQGLNICGIAGIDMALWDILGKSLNAPVWRLLGGRRHERMPAYASGGWAPADRIAAELQGFIDSGNFKAVKMRVGAGDGEVKNSIARVRAARAGLGDDIDIMCDAHGTMNVAEAKRFCRGVADCDIAWFEEPVTADDKIGLAEIRAGTDIPIATGESEFTRFDFRDLALLRAADIFQPDLAIAGGITEAMRIEAIASAHQIRFAAHLWGGALAFAAGLQVSAVASTAFILEYSLGANPILRELAVEDFIAVDGYIEIPDRPGLGVTVDYDFVNRVAVRS; the protein is encoded by the coding sequence ATGAAAATCAAATCCGTCACCGCGACCTGGCTGCATGTGCCGATACCGCCCGAACGGCAGCATGTTACCGATTTCGGCCGGATTTCCTCATTCGATACGACCCTGGTGCGAGTCGAGACGGAATGCGGCCTGGTCGGTCATGGCGAGGCGAAGGCGGCGGTGGGCAGCGCCAGCACGAATCATGCACTCGGCACCATTATCGAAAAGGAACTGGGTCCCCAGATCATTGGCGAGGACCCGCGCGATATCTCGCGGCTGTGGGACGTGATGTATAACGGCAGCCGCGCCCATTTCGCGCTGGACCGCGGCCATGTCTTCCCGGTGCTGGGGCGCCAGGGGCTGAATATCTGCGGCATTGCCGGCATCGACATGGCGCTGTGGGATATCCTGGGCAAGTCGCTCAACGCGCCGGTCTGGCGGCTGCTGGGCGGGCGGCGCCACGAACGGATGCCGGCCTATGCATCGGGCGGCTGGGCGCCGGCGGACCGGATCGCCGCCGAACTTCAGGGCTTCATCGACAGCGGCAATTTCAAGGCGGTGAAGATGCGCGTCGGGGCGGGGGATGGCGAGGTGAAGAATTCCATCGCCCGTGTCCGCGCCGCGCGGGCCGGGCTGGGCGACGATATCGATATCATGTGCGACGCGCATGGCACGATGAATGTCGCCGAGGCGAAGCGGTTCTGTCGGGGCGTCGCCGATTGCGATATCGCCTGGTTCGAAGAACCGGTGACGGCGGACGACAAGATCGGCCTGGCGGAAATCCGCGCCGGCACCGACATCCCCATTGCGACGGGCGAGAGCGAATTTACCCGCTTCGATTTTCGCGACCTGGCGCTGTTACGGGCGGCGGATATATTTCAGCCCGACCTCGCTATCGCGGGCGGGATCACCGAGGCGATGCGGATCGAGGCCATCGCCAGCGCGCATCAGATCCGCTTCGCGGCGCATCTTTGGGGCGGGGCGCTGGCCTTCGCGGCCGGATTGCAGGTATCGGCGGTCGCATCCACCGCATTCATTCTGGAGTATTCGCTGGGGGCGAACCCGATCCTTCGCGAACTTGCGGTCGAGGACTTCATCGCCGTGGACGGCTATATCGAGATTCCGGACCGGCCGGGGCTGGGCGTGACGGTCGATTACGACTTCGTGAATCGCGTGGCGGTCAGGTCATGA
- a CDS encoding DMT family transporter, with amino-acid sequence MTQRGPQSSLRGIAYMVLALLLLTLADAATKWLGDTFPVWQIVCLRAMFIFIPVGILAARTGGLASLRVHDRRGMSIRAFFYIGSTTLIATSMILLPLADAATLLFAGPLFVTALAKPMLGEHIGWRRWVAVLVGFVGVVIMMRPTPEAMQPLALVPIVAALFSTFRDIATRRISATESTNAIMVWSTLGLVIVGLLTIPFGWVAVGWVDLSLLALAGILGGVAHILMVEAFRVAEAALVSPFKYSAVIWAVALGYFIWGTVPDQFILVGGSFVIASGLYILHRETRRRKS; translated from the coding sequence ATGACGCAGCGGGGACCGCAATCGTCGTTGCGCGGCATTGCCTACATGGTGCTAGCGCTGCTTTTGCTGACGCTCGCAGACGCGGCAACCAAATGGCTGGGCGATACTTTCCCTGTCTGGCAGATCGTCTGCCTGCGCGCCATGTTCATTTTCATCCCGGTCGGCATTCTGGCGGCGCGCACCGGCGGGCTTGCCAGCCTGCGGGTCCATGACCGGCGGGGTATGTCGATCAGGGCCTTCTTCTATATCGGCTCCACAACCCTGATCGCGACCTCCATGATCCTGCTGCCGCTTGCCGATGCGGCAACGCTGCTGTTCGCCGGGCCCCTGTTCGTGACCGCCCTGGCCAAACCGATGCTGGGCGAGCATATCGGCTGGCGGCGCTGGGTGGCGGTGCTGGTCGGCTTTGTCGGCGTCGTCATCATGATGCGGCCAACGCCGGAGGCCATGCAGCCCCTGGCCCTGGTGCCGATCGTCGCGGCGCTGTTTTCCACATTTCGCGACATCGCCACCCGCCGGATCAGCGCCACCGAAAGCACCAACGCCATCATGGTGTGGTCGACCCTGGGGCTGGTCATCGTCGGGCTGCTGACGATTCCCTTCGGCTGGGTCGCGGTCGGCTGGGTCGATCTTTCCCTGCTGGCGCTTGCCGGAATCCTCGGCGGCGTCGCCCATATCCTGATGGTCGAAGCGTTCCGGGTCGCGGAAGCGGCGCTGGTCTCCCCGTTCAAGTATTCCGCCGTGATCTGGGCCGTGGCCCTGGGCTACTTCATCTGGGGCACGGTTCCGGACCAGTTCATTCTGGTCGGCGGCAGCTTCGTGATCGCCAGCGGGCTCTATATCCTGCACCGGGAAACCCGGCGCAGGAAGTCATGA
- the groES gene encoding co-chaperone GroES, whose translation MNFRPLHDRVLVRRVEEETKSAGGIIIPDTAKEKPMQGKIVAVGSGARNEKGEIVPLDVKSGDLILFGKWSGTEIKLDGEELLIMKESDVMGVLN comes from the coding sequence ATGAATTTCAGACCATTGCACGATCGTGTGCTGGTGCGCCGCGTGGAAGAGGAAACGAAATCCGCAGGCGGCATCATCATCCCCGATACGGCGAAAGAAAAGCCGATGCAGGGCAAAATTGTCGCGGTCGGTTCTGGCGCTCGCAATGAAAAGGGCGAAATCGTGCCGTTGGACGTGAAGTCCGGCGATCTCATTCTGTTCGGCAAATGGTCCGGCACTGAAATCAAGCTGGACGGCGAAGAACTGCTGATTATGAAAGAATCCGATGTCATGGGCGTACTGAACTAA